From Camelina sativa cultivar DH55 chromosome 20, Cs, whole genome shotgun sequence, the proteins below share one genomic window:
- the LOC104768539 gene encoding GDSL esterase/lipase At5g03610-like isoform X2, producing MDSMTKLVVPLLLVFFSSLLFGDINGVESSKQQYSYGSTKLFAFGDSYVDTGNIKKQEAVVPWAFPYGNTYPGTPSGRFSDGRVSTDYLATKVLKIKTPIPYQWKDHAGHERLQYGMNFAVGGTGVFKTTSSNLNMTYQINLFEQLIGDVYSPSDLSSSLALVSVAGNDYLTYVSEHGVDLGIFIFMKRVIHQTEVNLRRIHALGVKKVAIPLLQPLGCLPLFAKDSSYQKCSDIINAFVIIHNNELKKVVANLNKETKQSTFMVIDYYNAFLTVFKNKGEKPGSQRFETPYKACCGGLCGSVDKNGQKNYTLCDDPTSSFFWDGLHPTQEGWKSVYSVLNLTALSI from the exons ATGGATTCTATGACAAAACTCGTCGTCCCACTTTTACTcgtctttttctcttctctcctctttg GAGATATCAATGGAGTAGAGAGCTCAAAACAGCAGTACTCGTACGGTTCAACAAAGCTATTTGCGTTTGGAGATTCTTACGTCGATACCGGAAACATAAAGAAACAGGAAGCTGTAGTCCCATGGGCATTTCCTTATGGTAACACATACCCCGGTACACCCTCCGGCCGTTTCTCTGACGGCCGTGTCTCTACCGATTATCTAG CCACCAAAGTACTGAAGATAAAAACACCCATCCCTTATCAATGGAAAGATCACGCGGGACACGAACGGTTACAGTACGGAATGAACTTTGCGGTCGGAGGAACCGGAGTCTTCAAAACTACGAGTTCAAATCTCAATATGACGTATCAGATTAATCTCTTTGAGCAACTCATCGGCGATGTCTACTCTCCATCCGACCTTTCTTCTTCCCTCGCACTCGTCAGTGTTGCAGGCAATGACTATTTAACTTACGTCTCCGAACATGGCGTAGACTTA GGCATCTTTATATTCATGAAGCGAGTCATCCATCAAACCGAGGTGAACTTGAGGCGGATCCATGCCTTGGGAGTGAAGAAGGTAGCAATACCGTTATTGCAGCCGCTCGGGTGCCTCCCCCTCTTCGCCAAAGACTCCTCGTACCAGAAGTGCAGCGACATTATAAACGCGTTTGTAATCATACACAACAACGAGTTGAAGAAAGTAGTGGCCAATCTCAACAAGGAGACCAAGCAGTCGACTTTCATGGTCATTGACTACTACAACGCCTTCTTGACCGTCTTCAAAAATAAAGGAGAGAAGCCAg GGAGTCAAAGGTTTGAAACTCCTTACAAAGCATGTTGCGGAGGCCTTTGCGGGTCTGTGGACAAGAACGGCCAGAAGAACTATACCTTATGCGATGATCCTACGTCTTCTTTCTTTTGGGATGGACTTCACCCTACACAGGAAGGATGGAAATCGGTTTACTCCGTTTTAAATCTAACAGCACTTTCGATTTAA
- the LOC104772107 gene encoding polyadenylate-binding protein 4 — protein MKIKDADHCPYWHIAIDENRVRMSLLSPASQPYDDKHESIRSVLAKDFRGESRGFAFIEFQTEDSAGRAMVHFNGRLIGQKILDVERTLTVEEGRGI, from the exons ATGAAGATTAAAGACGCGGACCACTGCCCATATTGGCATATTGCCATTGATGAGAATAGAGTCAGAATGTCATTGCTCTCGCCCGCCTCACAGCCATATGACGACAAg CATGAGTCTATAAGATCGGTTCTAGCAAAGGATTTTAGAGGAGAGTCACGAGGATTTGCTTTCATTGAGTTTCAAACCGAGGATAGTGCTGGACGAGCCATGGTTCACTTCAACGGAAGGTTAATAG GTCAGAAGATTCTAGACGTTGAGAGGACACTCACGGTCGAAGAAGGTCGAGGCATATGA
- the LOC104768536 gene encoding solute carrier family 40 member 2-like: protein MAEETETRVFLSNEQHEEEEEPSLPRSMVISLYLGYFLARWGARTWEFSVALYMIYLWPNSLFLTAMYGVVESGSAAIFGPIVGQMIDRMSYVKVLRLWLVTQNLSFIVAGGAVVALLVVPDLKSQNFSVFATLVVLTNLSGAIGVLSTLAGTILIERDWVVVMSEGHSPAVLTRMNSVIRGIDLSSKLLSPVITGLIISFVSLRASAITFAAWATITVWVEYWLFISVYNGVPAIVQSDERRILRLSQSKAEERDIASSYDVPLLQGTIKDESYGNTQRRSGILRILDRITESSFVGAWRNYLNQEIVLPGVALALLFFTVLSFGTLMTATLEWKGIPTYIIGLGRGISAGVGLAATVVYPLMQSRLSPLRTGLWSFWSQWTCLLVCVGSIWVEKEKLASYMLMSGVAASRLGLWMFDLAVIQQMQDLVPEPDRCVVGGVQNSLQAALDLMANLLGIIVSNPKDFWMLTLISFATVSLAGVLYTIHLYRVRKHLFHFEKIPLLNKCFVS from the exons ATGGCGGAGGAGacagaaactagggtttttctATCAAACGAAcaacatgaggaagaagaagaaccatcgtTACCACGTTCCATGGTGATCTCTCTCTACCTAGGCTATTTTcttgctcgatggggtgcaag AACTTGGGAATTCTCTGTTGCTCTGTATATGATTTACCTCTGGCCAAACTCTCTGTTTCTCACTGCCATGTACGGTGTTGTAGAGTCCGGTTCCGCCGCCATCTTCGGTCCCATTGTAGGCCAGATGATCGATAGGATGAGCTATGTTAAAGTTCTTAGACTATGGCTTGTTACTCAAAACCTCTCCTTCATTGTTGCTGGTGGTGCAGTCGTTGCTTTGCTCGTAGTTCCTGATCTCAAGTCTCAGAATTTCTCTGTTTTCGCAACATTGGTCGTGTTGACGAATCTTTCTGGCGCTATTGGAGTACTCTCTACTCTTGCTGGCACCATTCTAATCGAACGAGACTG GGTTGTGGTTATGTCGGAAGGTCATTCACCAGCGGTTTTAACGAGAATGAATTCGGTTATTAGGGGAATTGACTTGAGCTCGAAGCTACTGTCTCCGGTTATTACTGGTTTGATCATTAGCTTTGTATCTCTTAGAGCATCAGCTATCACGTTCGCAGCTTGGGCTACTATTACAGTGTGGGTTGAGTATTGGCTCTTTATCTCTGTGTATAACGGTGTTCCTGCGATAGTACAAAGCGATGAGAGAAGGATTCTAAGGTTGTCTCAATCAAAAGCGGAAGAGAGGGATATTGCATCTAGTTATGATGTTCCTCTTTTACAAGGAACAATCAAAGATGAGTCTTATGGGAACACGCAACGAAGAAGCGGGATCTTGAGGATTCTTGATAGAATCACTGAGTCCTCTTTTGTTGGTGCGTGGAGGAATTATCTCAATCAAGAAATAGTGCTCCCTGGAGTTGCTCTAGCTCTATTGTTCTTCACTGTTCTCAG CTTTGGAACATTGATGACGGCGACATTGGAGTGGAAAGGGATACCTACTTATATCATTGGTTTAGGCAGAGGAATCAGTGCTGGTGTTGGACTAGCTGCTACCGTCGTGTACCCTCTCATGCAGTCACGCCTCTCACCCCTCAGAACCGGACTATGGTCCTTCTGGTCTCAG TGGACCTGTCTTTTAGTCTGTGTTGGATCCATTTGGGTGGAAAAGGAGAAATTAGCATCATACATGCTCATGTCTGGAGTTGCTGCTTCTAGGCTTGGCTTGTGGATGTTCGATCTTGCTGTAATCCAACAAATGCAG GATCTTGTCCCGGAACCAGACCGTTGTGTGGTTGGAGGTGTACAGAACTCGTTGCAAGCGGCTCTTGACTTGATGGCTAATCTTTTGGGTATTATTGTATCTAATCCTAAG GATTTTTGGATGTTGACGTTGATCTCATTTGCTACGGTTTCGTTAGCTGGAGTACTCTACACAATTCATCTCTACCGTGTCCGAAAGCATCTATTCCACTTCGAGAAGATTCCTTTATTGAACAAGTGTTTTGTTTCATGA
- the LOC104768537 gene encoding GDSL esterase/lipase At5g03610-like yields MNSAITLVVPLLLLFSSFILFGDITGVESSKHHHQRNLYGSTKLFVFGNSNVDTGNLPTTSESWGEPYGMTYPGTPAGRYSDGRLSTDYLALFLGIESPVPYQWKDDVEKERLQYGMNFGYGGSGVFDTVYVKGLDMTYQIGLFEKLIGDIYSPSDLSSSIALVSIAGNDYFTHITENGYGLSIFEFMRRVINQIEVNLRRIHALGVKKIAVPSLQPIGCLPMYTKGLSYRRCNDTINALTIEHNNALQRVVTRLNRETEQSPFIIIDYYKGFFDVINNNGEIPGFPKFKSLYVPCCGITGYCGTVHENGEKNYTLCDDPSSNFYWDEFHPTQEGWKAVYSVLTNNLKALLPLSSYA; encoded by the exons ATGAATTCCGCGATAACTCTCGTCGTCCCACTCTTactcctcttttcttcttttatcctCTTTG GAGACATCACTGGAGTGGAGAGCTCAAAGCACCATCATCAGCGTAACTTATACGGTTCAACAAAGCTGTTTGTCTTTGGAAATTCTAACGTCGATACCGGAAACCTGCCGACAACTTCTGAATCATGGGGAGAACCTTATGGTATGACATACCCCGGTACACCAGCGGGCCGTTACTCTGACGGCCGTCTCTCTACCGATTATCTAG CCTTATTTCTGGGGATAGAATCACCGGTCCCTTATCAATGGAAGGATGACGTGGAGAAGGAACGGTTACAATATGGAATGAATTTTGGGTACGGAGGATCCGGAGTCTTCGACACGGTTTATGTTAAAGGTTTGGATATGACGTATCAGATCGGTCTCTTTGAGAAACTCATTGGCGATATCTATTCTCCATCCGACCTTTCTTCTTCCATCGCCCTTGTCAGTATTGCTGGCAATGACTACTTTACTCACATCACCGAGAATGGCTATGGCTTG AGCATCTTTGAATTTATGAGGCGAGTCATCAATCAAATCGAGGTTAATTTGAGGCGGATCCACGCCTTGGGAGTGAAAAAGATAGCAGTACCTTCATTACAGCCGATCGGGTGCCTCCCCATGTACACCAAAGGCTTATCATACCGGAGGTGCAACGACACTATAAACGCCTTGACAATCGAACACAACAACGCTTTGCAAAGAGTAGTGACTAGACTCAACAGGGAGACCGAGCAGTCGCCTTTCATTATCATTGACTACTACAAGGGCTTCTTCGACGTCATCAATAACAACGGAGAGATTCCag GGTTTCCGAAGTTTAAAAGTCTATACGTGCCGTGTTGCGGAATCACCGGTTATTGCGGGACTGTGCACGAGAACGGTGAGAAGAATTATACCTTATGCGATGATCCTTCGTCTAATTTCTACTGGGATGAATTTCACCCTACTCAGGAAGGATGGAAGGCGGTTTACTCGGTTTTGACCAACAACCTAAAAGCGCTTTTACCCTTAAGTTCATATGCTTAA
- the LOC104768539 gene encoding GDSL esterase/lipase At5g03610-like isoform X1, whose product MDSMTKLVVPLLLVFFSSLLFGDINGVESSKQQYSYGSTKLFAFGDSYVDTGNIKKQEAVVPWAFPYGNTYPGTPSGRFSDGRVSTDYLATKVLKIKTPIPYQWKDHAGHERLQYGMNFAVGGTGVFKTTSSNLNMTYQINLFEQLIGDVYSPSDLSSSLALVSVAGNDYLTYVSEHGVDLGIFIFMKRVIHQTEVNLRRIHALGVKKVAIPLLQPLGCLPLFAKDSSYQKCSDIINAFVIIHNNELKKVVANLNKETKQSTFMVIDYYNAFLTVFKNKGEKPGSQRFETPYKACCGGLCGSVDKNGQKNYTLCDDPTSSFFWDGLHPTQEGWKSVYSVLNLTALSI is encoded by the exons ATGGATTCTATGACAAAACTCGTCGTCCCACTTTTACTcgtctttttctcttctctcctctttg GAGATATCAATGGAGTAGAGAGCTCAAAACAGCAGTACTCGTACGGTTCAACAAAGCTATTTGCGTTTGGAGATTCTTACGTCGATACCGGAAACATAAAGAAACAGGAAGCTGTAGTCCCATGGGCATTTCCTTATGGTAACACATACCCCGGTACACCCTCCGGCCGTTTCTCTGACGGCCGTGTCTCTACCGATTATCTAG CCACCAAAGTACTGAAGATAAAAACACCCATCCCTTATCAATGGAAAGATCACGCGGGACACGAACGGTTACAGTACGGAATGAACTTTGCGGTCGGAGGAACCGGAGTCTTCAAAACTACGAGTTCAAATCTCAATATGACGTATCAG ATTAATCTCTTTGAGCAACTCATCGGCGATGTCTACTCTCCATCCGACCTTTCTTCTTCCCTCGCACTCGTCAGTGTTGCAGGCAATGACTATTTAACTTACGTCTCCGAACATGGCGTAGACTTA GGCATCTTTATATTCATGAAGCGAGTCATCCATCAAACCGAGGTGAACTTGAGGCGGATCCATGCCTTGGGAGTGAAGAAGGTAGCAATACCGTTATTGCAGCCGCTCGGGTGCCTCCCCCTCTTCGCCAAAGACTCCTCGTACCAGAAGTGCAGCGACATTATAAACGCGTTTGTAATCATACACAACAACGAGTTGAAGAAAGTAGTGGCCAATCTCAACAAGGAGACCAAGCAGTCGACTTTCATGGTCATTGACTACTACAACGCCTTCTTGACCGTCTTCAAAAATAAAGGAGAGAAGCCAg GGAGTCAAAGGTTTGAAACTCCTTACAAAGCATGTTGCGGAGGCCTTTGCGGGTCTGTGGACAAGAACGGCCAGAAGAACTATACCTTATGCGATGATCCTACGTCTTCTTTCTTTTGGGATGGACTTCACCCTACACAGGAAGGATGGAAATCGGTTTACTCCGTTTTAAATCTAACAGCACTTTCGATTTAA
- the LOC104768538 gene encoding GDSL esterase/lipase At5g03610 translates to MNSVITLVVPLLLVFFSSLLFGDITGVESSKHHRHHQHQRNSYGSTKLFVFGNSNVDTGNLPKNLSEAWSVPYGITYPGTPSGRYCDGRVSTDYLAKFLRIKSPIPYKQKDHAGHEQLQYGMNFAYGGTGVFDTVYIKGLDMTHQISVFEKLIGDIYSPSDLSSSVALVSIAGNDYFTHISDNGYDLSIFQFVRRVINQIEVNLKRIHALGVKKVAVPSLQPLGCLPMYTRGFSYQKCNDVINALTIVHNNALQRVVARLNKETKQSPFIYLDYYKAFLAVLNNKGENPGITNFKIPYEPCCGGKGYCGTLDENGGKNYTLCEDRSSAFFWDEFHPTQEGWKAVYWVLTNDLKALLV, encoded by the exons ATGAATTCCGTGATAACTCTCGTCGTCCCACTCTTACtcgtctttttttcttctctcctctttG GAGACATCACTGGAGTGGAGAGCTCAAAGCACCATCGTCATCATCAGCATCAGCGTAACTCATACGGTTCAACAAAGCTGTTTGTCTTTGGAAATTCTAACGTCGATACCGGAAACCTGCCGAAAAATTTATCTGAAGCATGGAGTGTCCCTTATGGTATCACATACCCCGGTACACCATCCGGCCGTTACTGTGACGGCCGTGTCTCTACCGATTATCTAG CCAAATTTCTGAGGATAAAATCACCCATCCCTTATAAACAGAAAGATCACGCGGGACACGAACAGTTACAATATGGAATGAATTTTGCGTACGGAGGAACCGGAGTCTTCGACACGGTTTATATTAAAGGTTTGGATATGACGCATCAGATTAGTGTCTTCGAGAAACTCATTGGCGATATCTATTCTCCATCCGACCTTTCTTCTTCCGTCGCCCTTGTCAGTATTGCTGGCAATGACTACTTTACTCACATCTCCGACAATGGCTATGACTTG AGCATCTTTCAATTTGTGAGGCGAGTCATCAATCAAATCGAGGTAAATTTGAAACGGATCCACGCCTTGGGAGTGAAAAAGGTAGCAGTACCGTCATTACAGCCACTCGGGTGCCTCCCCATGTACACCAGAGGCTTCTCATACCAGAAGTGCAACGATGTTATAAACGCCTTGACAATCGTACACAACAACGCCTTGCAAAGAGTAGTGGCTAGACTCAACAAGGAGACCAAGCAGTCGCCTTTCATTTACCTTGACTACTACAAGGCCTTCTTGGCCGTCCTCAATAACAAAGGAGAGAATccag GGATTACGAATTTTAAAATTCCATACGAGCCGTGTTGCGGAGGCAAAGGCTATTGCGGGACTCTGGACGAGAACGGTGGGAAGAATTATACCTTATGCGAAGATCGTTCGTCTGCTTTCTTCTGGGATGAATTTCACCCTACTCAGGAAGGATGGAAGGCCGTTTACTGGGTTTTGACCAACGACCTAAAAGCACTTTTGGTTTGA